One Vicinamibacterales bacterium genomic window carries:
- a CDS encoding tetratricopeptide repeat protein, whose protein sequence is MPPTKAAKPQSRLNSRAPVTPAALDDQKVHEAAVEMFERAFRALQQRQFGRAAELLKAIIKTYPEEKELQERVRVYLTLCERQASSKEPAPKTFEDRVYAATVAINRGAYDEGLTLLRRLEAEDGSNDHVHYMLSVVHALKGDIAAGLGHLRQAIDLNPENRYLASQDVDFEPLHEMESFVALLEAPVVRRRRR, encoded by the coding sequence ATGCCCCCGACCAAGGCGGCGAAACCGCAGTCGCGACTGAATTCGAGGGCTCCTGTCACGCCGGCGGCACTGGACGATCAGAAGGTCCACGAGGCGGCCGTCGAAATGTTCGAGCGCGCTTTCCGCGCACTCCAACAGCGGCAATTCGGACGTGCGGCCGAACTTCTGAAAGCGATCATCAAGACGTATCCGGAAGAGAAGGAACTGCAGGAGCGTGTCCGGGTCTACCTGACCCTCTGCGAGCGACAGGCCTCGTCGAAGGAACCGGCCCCGAAGACGTTCGAGGATCGGGTGTACGCGGCCACCGTCGCCATCAACCGCGGCGCGTACGATGAGGGGCTGACGCTGCTCCGCCGGCTCGAGGCCGAGGACGGGTCGAACGACCACGTCCATTACATGCTCTCCGTCGTTCACGCACTGAAGGGGGACATCGCCGCAGGTCTGGGACACCTGCGGCAGGCGATCGACCTCAACCCGGAGAATCGCTATCTCGCCAGCCAGGACGTCGATTTCGAACCGCTCCACGAGATGGAGAGCTTCGTTGCCCTGCTGGAAGCGCCGGTCGTGCGGCGACGAAGACGGTAG
- the rsmI gene encoding 16S rRNA (cytidine(1402)-2'-O)-methyltransferase, translated as MPGTLFLVATPIGNLEDITLRALRVLREVSLVAAEDTRHTAKLLAHFDIHVPTTSFYEQIEHEKTPRLLARLVAGDNLALVSDAGTPGISDPGYRLVKAAVEAGIRVEAVPGPSALLTALVASGLPTNSFAFLGFPPPRLQARDRWFESLAGRQETLIFYEAPHRIRETLAAALRALGDRPVCVARELTKLHEELVRGPISAVLPRLLTPRGEFTIVLGPAAATPSLPDALPSDAGLFDEFYHLTEDSGLARRPAISRLAEKYGLSAREVYAAVERAKASVDPAPDLTSQ; from the coding sequence ATGCCCGGCACCCTCTTTCTCGTTGCGACGCCGATCGGCAACCTCGAGGACATCACGCTGCGGGCGTTGCGTGTACTGCGCGAGGTCTCGCTCGTCGCCGCCGAGGACACCCGACACACCGCAAAACTCCTGGCACATTTCGACATCCACGTGCCGACCACCAGTTTCTACGAGCAGATCGAGCACGAGAAGACGCCCCGATTGCTCGCACGTCTTGTGGCCGGCGACAACCTCGCCCTCGTGTCGGACGCCGGAACGCCGGGCATCTCGGATCCGGGCTATCGACTCGTGAAGGCGGCGGTGGAGGCCGGCATCCGGGTCGAGGCCGTTCCAGGCCCAAGCGCCCTGCTCACGGCCCTGGTCGCCTCCGGCCTGCCGACCAACTCGTTCGCGTTCCTGGGCTTCCCACCGCCCCGCTTGCAGGCTCGGGACCGCTGGTTCGAGTCACTCGCCGGCCGGCAGGAGACGCTCATCTTCTACGAAGCTCCGCACCGGATCCGGGAGACGTTGGCTGCCGCCCTTCGCGCCCTTGGCGACCGGCCGGTGTGCGTCGCCAGGGAGTTGACCAAGCTTCACGAGGAATTGGTCAGGGGACCTATTTCTGCCGTGCTCCCTCGGTTGCTGACTCCGCGAGGAGAGTTCACGATCGTACTCGGACCTGCCGCCGCGACGCCGTCTCTGCCAGACGCCCTACCCTCAGATGCCGGCCTTTTCGATGAGTTCTATCATCTGACTGAGGATTCTGGCCTCGCGCGTCGGCCGGCCATTTCGCGGCTGGCCGAGAAATACGGCCTCAGCGCCCGTGAGGTGTACGCCGCCGTCGAACGCGCAAAGGCCAGCGTCGATCCCGCACCCGACTTGACCTCTCAATAG